A region of Chloracidobacterium sp. DNA encodes the following proteins:
- the mutL gene encoding DNA mismatch repair endonuclease MutL, whose amino-acid sequence MNKIRILPDNLANQIAAGEVVERPASVVKELVENAIDAGGTRIQIDIELGGRRLMRISDDGEGMVRDDAILAFERHATSKIRNLEDLGRIATLGFRGEALASIASVAKVELISKTDAEQEATRVVIEGGKLIDVKDAARDRGTTISVRDLFFNTPARRKFMRSEATENYHLTGIVTHYALAHPEIAFTMTNNGREVLRVSPAKDLRERAFQIFGSGLIESLVPVDGGREFVAKVTGYVSAPRERRTTRDAQYFFVNNRFVRDKTISTGLSDGFRSILPHGVYPVAFLFLDIPLEEIDVNVHPAKTEVRFRRGEAVKDVVAEAIRNALARAGVVAETQSIDESRERIEFPIDRTIAKEQIEIEQAAMQFDMRGTEDSFVAEVFDPIASSALNETGDGVIPILEMGSTAEHLETVEVSSANCEQIAKARSENALSEGSFAAAAGYADLPPVNSAAKLAKSIEVEQISSSKIQPLGQLHESFIIAVDDEGLLLIDQHVAHERILFDKFRKSEAERTIESQNLLLPETIDLSPAQSVAFQLIEADLESLGFGLMRLSGRTVAIKSIPTDLPASEARNLFAEILDTIEAEKRGGAKTTLRDDIAASLACKAAVKINMKLTPEKMRWMIDRLLITTSPTTCPHGRPVILRLSMKDIERGFHRT is encoded by the coding sequence ATGAACAAGATCAGGATCTTACCAGATAATTTGGCAAACCAGATCGCGGCGGGCGAGGTGGTCGAACGGCCTGCGTCCGTTGTCAAAGAGCTTGTCGAAAACGCTATTGACGCGGGCGGCACGCGTATCCAGATCGATATCGAACTTGGCGGCCGTAGGCTGATGCGAATAAGTGACGATGGTGAAGGGATGGTTCGCGACGACGCAATCCTTGCTTTCGAAAGACACGCGACATCTAAGATAAGAAACCTCGAAGATCTCGGAAGGATCGCGACCTTAGGTTTTCGCGGCGAGGCTTTGGCATCGATCGCTTCGGTTGCAAAGGTTGAATTGATCTCAAAGACCGACGCTGAACAGGAAGCAACACGTGTCGTTATCGAAGGCGGAAAATTGATCGATGTAAAAGACGCCGCGCGAGACCGTGGAACGACGATCTCTGTCCGCGACCTCTTTTTCAACACGCCTGCGCGACGCAAATTTATGCGTTCTGAGGCGACGGAGAATTATCATCTTACCGGGATCGTGACACATTATGCCCTTGCTCATCCTGAGATCGCGTTCACAATGACAAACAACGGGCGAGAAGTGCTACGTGTCTCGCCTGCAAAAGATCTGCGCGAACGTGCGTTTCAGATTTTCGGATCCGGTTTGATCGAAAGCCTTGTGCCGGTGGATGGCGGACGCGAATTTGTTGCAAAGGTCACCGGCTACGTGTCGGCGCCACGCGAACGCCGGACGACACGCGACGCTCAATATTTCTTTGTAAATAATCGCTTTGTTCGTGATAAAACGATCTCAACAGGCTTGTCCGATGGGTTTCGTTCGATACTGCCCCATGGCGTCTATCCTGTCGCATTCCTTTTTTTAGACATTCCGCTCGAGGAGATCGACGTTAATGTTCATCCGGCGAAGACGGAGGTTCGCTTTCGTCGCGGTGAGGCGGTAAAGGATGTCGTCGCGGAGGCGATCAGAAATGCTCTTGCAAGAGCCGGAGTAGTAGCCGAGACACAGTCCATAGACGAATCACGGGAGAGAATTGAATTTCCGATAGATCGAACAATTGCAAAAGAGCAGATTGAGATCGAACAAGCGGCTATGCAGTTTGACATGCGTGGAACTGAAGACAGTTTTGTGGCCGAGGTGTTTGACCCAATAGCGTCATCAGCATTAAATGAAACTGGAGATGGAGTCATTCCCATTTTAGAAATGGGATCAACCGCTGAGCACTTGGAAACTGTTGAGGTTTCTTCGGCCAATTGTGAGCAAATTGCCAAAGCACGTTCGGAGAATGCTCTAAGCGAAGGATCATTCGCCGCTGCTGCTGGTTACGCCGACTTACCGCCGGTCAATTCAGCGGCGAAATTGGCTAAGTCGATCGAAGTCGAGCAGATCTCGTCGTCTAAGATTCAACCGCTCGGCCAACTGCATGAGAGTTTTATTATCGCGGTCGATGACGAAGGATTGCTTTTGATCGACCAGCACGTTGCACACGAGCGAATTTTGTTCGATAAGTTTCGCAAAAGTGAAGCCGAGCGAACGATCGAATCGCAAAATCTTCTTCTGCCCGAAACGATCGATCTCTCGCCAGCACAGTCTGTGGCTTTTCAACTTATTGAGGCAGATCTTGAGTCATTAGGATTTGGATTGATGCGGCTTTCTGGACGAACTGTAGCGATCAAGAGCATTCCTACGGACCTACCAGCATCGGAAGCGCGAAACCTGTTCGCGGAAATACTAGACACGATCGAGGCCGAAAAACGCGGCGGAGCAAAAACCACTTTGCGTGACGACATCGCCGCGAGTCTCGCCTGCAAGGCTGCTGTAAAGATCAATATGAAACTCACGCCCGAAAAAATGCGCTGGATGATCGACAGGCTTTTGATAACGACTTCGCCAACGACATGCCCACATGGGCGTCCCGTAATTTTGCGACTATCGATGAAGGACATCGAGCGTGGCTTTCACAGAACATAA
- a CDS encoding tetratricopeptide repeat protein, with amino-acid sequence MHRPSSTRFPSRQIITAIVLGWLLFNFPSSIFAQTEDEPADSVAVFNRAQDLHEKGDLAAAIELYKKALEIEPNFPEAEYQCGVAYLALGQNALAERSFRKAVELRAEWTLAITALGSLLVQSGQFAEADRILTKALELEPQNSLALSALTDLRLKTKASSAVLTDLLGKVTYLTSKANPTASIWSARAALEIALGKNKDARSSIASALRSDPKNRNALFQMADLALEDGDVVKAKEAARLIETVSPHSESLKMLNTKILLAGGNSDGTFRADLEKQLETDATNPVILGRLCSAYRISHPTKALEFCRRASEAEPTNANYAVGFGAALVQAKQFDAAVNVLRKIIEIAPENATAHANLATALFESKRFREAKAEYTWLTTKQPNLAAAYFFLAITHDRLEEYADAAANYQHYVRIADPVANKLDIEKVNLRLPTVLKKIKK; translated from the coding sequence ATGCACAGACCTTCATCAACACGATTCCCCTCCCGCCAGATCATTACAGCAATTGTGCTTGGTTGGCTTTTATTCAATTTTCCCTCCAGTATATTCGCACAAACGGAAGATGAGCCTGCGGATTCGGTAGCTGTTTTTAATCGTGCTCAAGATCTCCACGAAAAGGGCGATCTCGCCGCAGCGATCGAGCTTTACAAAAAAGCTCTTGAGATCGAGCCGAATTTTCCTGAGGCCGAATATCAATGCGGCGTTGCGTATCTTGCTCTTGGTCAAAATGCTCTTGCAGAAAGATCATTTCGCAAGGCAGTCGAACTACGAGCCGAGTGGACACTGGCGATCACCGCTCTCGGCTCGCTTTTGGTTCAAAGCGGTCAATTCGCTGAAGCCGATCGCATTCTCACAAAGGCTCTCGAACTTGAGCCGCAAAATTCACTGGCACTTTCGGCACTGACCGATCTGCGGCTGAAAACAAAAGCCTCGTCCGCTGTCTTGACCGATCTGCTGGGAAAGGTGACATATCTAACATCGAAGGCAAATCCGACCGCCTCTATATGGTCTGCACGTGCCGCATTGGAGATCGCTCTTGGCAAGAATAAAGACGCCAGATCGAGCATTGCCAGTGCGTTAAGATCCGATCCAAAGAACCGCAACGCACTCTTTCAGATGGCGGATTTGGCGCTTGAAGACGGCGACGTGGTCAAGGCAAAAGAGGCCGCCAGACTGATTGAGACCGTTTCTCCACATTCCGAGTCGCTGAAAATGCTAAACACAAAGATATTGCTCGCTGGAGGAAATTCCGACGGCACATTCAGAGCCGATCTCGAAAAACAACTTGAAACCGATGCAACGAATCCGGTTATTCTTGGCCGGCTTTGTTCAGCCTATCGCATCTCACATCCGACAAAGGCCCTCGAGTTTTGCCGCCGCGCGTCCGAGGCAGAGCCGACAAATGCAAATTACGCAGTCGGTTTCGGAGCGGCACTAGTGCAGGCAAAACAATTTGACGCGGCAGTCAATGTTCTACGCAAGATCATAGAAATTGCTCCTGAAAATGCGACTGCGCATGCTAATCTTGCAACAGCATTGTTTGAATCAAAGCGTTTTCGCGAAGCTAAGGCGGAATACACCTGGCTAACGACAAAACAGCCAAATTTGGCTGCTGCATATTTCTTCCTCGCGATCACGCATGACCGTTTAGAAGAGTATGCAGACGCGGCCGCTAATTATCAGCATTATGTGCGCATTGCCGATCCGGTCGCTAACAAATTAGATATCGAAAAGGTGAATTTACGTCTTCCGACCGTTCTGAAGAAAATAAAGAAATGA
- a CDS encoding sodium:solute symporter — protein MRSLDWAIVAVYLAYVIWDGIRMTKHSGSKEGYFLADRGLPWWAVGLSVMATQLSAITLVGTTGQAYSDGMRFIQFYYGLPFAMIILCVTVVPFFHRANVFTAYEYLEKRFDVKVRTLTSFFFLISRGLGVGTIISAPSIVLSIVFGWNLIATIFAIGLSTTIYTVFGGVQAVTWTDVKQMVVIFVGLGVCFVVILWSFPDGVTLGSGLHLAGSLGKLNMVDTTFDLKEKYTIWSGLIGGLFLMLGYFGCDQSQVQRFLTAKSVDEGRTSLLMSAFLKIPMQFGILLIGIMVFIFYQFSAPPIVFNPVEVNKAEQTEEFRQIQSKYAAAHAERREAALHFETENIQLRQEYIDADKKFNESRREAVAFVRSTSNPSFNDINYVFPTFILENMPMGVIGLLIAAIFAAAMSSIAAELNALATATTIDFYRRLYQPEATDAHYVAVGRITTFIWGIFACVVAIFATNLGSLIEVVNKFGSFFYGSLLGVFVLAFVVKRAKARGAFFGLLFGIASVWTASIFTDIEFLWFNVIGCLVTVFFGYLISLTVKNDVNRGNAETQNL, from the coding sequence ATGAGATCACTCGACTGGGCAATTGTAGCCGTTTATCTCGCTTACGTTATTTGGGATGGCATCCGGATGACGAAGCACAGCGGCAGCAAAGAAGGTTACTTTCTGGCTGATCGAGGCTTGCCGTGGTGGGCCGTTGGGCTTTCTGTGATGGCTACGCAGCTTTCTGCGATCACGCTTGTCGGCACAACCGGCCAGGCATACAGCGATGGAATGCGGTTTATCCAGTTCTACTACGGACTGCCGTTCGCGATGATCATACTTTGCGTTACGGTGGTTCCATTCTTTCATCGCGCTAATGTTTTTACTGCTTACGAATATCTCGAAAAGCGTTTTGATGTAAAAGTTCGCACTCTAACGAGCTTCTTTTTTCTCATATCACGCGGTCTCGGCGTCGGGACGATCATCTCGGCGCCGTCGATCGTTCTTTCGATCGTGTTCGGCTGGAATCTGATCGCAACGATCTTTGCCATTGGGCTTTCAACGACGATTTACACTGTTTTCGGCGGAGTTCAAGCTGTCACCTGGACCGATGTGAAACAGATGGTCGTTATCTTTGTTGGACTCGGAGTTTGTTTCGTCGTGATTTTGTGGAGTTTTCCGGATGGGGTTACGCTTGGTTCTGGCCTTCATCTCGCAGGCAGTCTCGGCAAACTCAATATGGTCGATACGACTTTTGATCTCAAGGAAAAATACACGATCTGGTCGGGATTGATCGGTGGGCTATTTTTGATGCTCGGTTATTTTGGGTGCGACCAGAGCCAGGTTCAGCGTTTTCTGACAGCTAAATCTGTTGACGAAGGCAGAACTTCGCTGCTGATGAGCGCGTTTCTTAAGATTCCGATGCAATTTGGCATTTTGCTGATCGGCATTATGGTGTTTATCTTTTATCAGTTTTCTGCACCGCCGATCGTGTTTAATCCTGTTGAAGTCAATAAAGCGGAGCAGACAGAAGAATTCAGACAGATCCAAAGTAAATATGCCGCTGCTCATGCAGAACGCCGAGAGGCCGCATTGCATTTTGAGACTGAGAACATTCAGCTTCGACAAGAGTACATTGATGCCGACAAGAAGTTTAACGAAAGTCGCAGAGAAGCCGTTGCATTTGTAAGATCAACCAGCAATCCTTCATTCAACGACATTAATTACGTATTCCCGACATTCATTCTCGAAAATATGCCTATGGGCGTTATCGGGTTGCTGATCGCCGCGATCTTTGCGGCGGCGATGTCTTCTATAGCGGCCGAGTTGAATGCACTTGCGACGGCAACGACGATAGATTTTTACAGGCGGCTTTACCAACCCGAAGCGACGGATGCTCATTATGTTGCAGTTGGCCGTATCACGACTTTTATCTGGGGAATATTTGCGTGTGTTGTGGCTATCTTTGCGACCAATCTCGGTTCGCTGATCGAGGTTGTGAACAAATTCGGATCCTTTTTTTACGGTTCACTGTTAGGAGTTTTTGTGCTTGCGTTTGTCGTAAAAAGAGCGAAGGCTCGCGGCGCATTTTTTGGGCTTTTGTTTGGCATCGCGTCGGTTTGGACGGCAAGTATCTTTACGGACATCGAGTTCCTTTGGTTTAATGTGATCGGATGTCTCGTTACAGTATTTTTTGGATATTTGATCAGTTTGACGGTGAAAAACGATGTGAACCGCGGAAATGCAGAGACGCAGAACTTATGA
- the bshC gene encoding bacillithiol biosynthesis cysteine-adding enzyme BshC: MRASNLSFSAVPHQSKLFLDYIRDPLSLKSYYPNAVLSHSNISAFIPEVLAKYKTERIALCDALVEINSQIGSSEKTFENIKLLREADTVAVVTGQQAGLFTGPLYTIYKALSVIKMAEELNARGSKAVPVFWVATEDHDFDEVSHTYFTGNTGELVKADYHPTRYVKSTPVGNIKIDNLITETIGEALNDLPRSEFSGALRTSIEKEWSEGELFGKAFSKNIADVLGRFGLITIDPMHPGVKALSSPIYIDAIAKADEIVASIRKKSAALVSEGFHAQVLVDEDYFPLFRIDDEGRRVALRKTSDGVYTSKEEKREFSLSELAAIAKDDPQRFSAGVMLRPVVQDYLLPTVCYFGGAAEIAYFAQNSDAYNILDRPVTPILHRRSFTVVEAKHRRTLEKFGLALSDMFDGFVKTLENVGKKQLSSDTIKIFEEIEQTLDLELNRLDQNLSQIDPTLNDNLEKRRRKIAYHIAALKKKTYLASMRKDEIVERQIRAAFDSLLPNGELQERVLNVHSYLNKYGPYFIDMIYKEIDLNYKEHRVIDL; the protein is encoded by the coding sequence TTGCGAGCATCGAACTTATCGTTTTCTGCTGTTCCTCATCAGTCGAAACTGTTTCTGGATTACATTCGCGACCCTCTTTCGCTCAAGAGCTATTATCCCAATGCCGTTTTGTCGCACTCAAATATTTCTGCATTTATCCCTGAGGTTCTAGCAAAATACAAAACCGAGCGCATCGCCCTTTGCGATGCTCTGGTCGAGATAAACTCTCAGATCGGATCAAGCGAAAAGACATTTGAGAATATCAAGTTGCTTCGCGAAGCGGACACTGTTGCGGTTGTGACGGGACAACAAGCCGGACTATTTACGGGGCCGCTTTACACGATATATAAAGCTCTATCGGTGATAAAGATGGCTGAAGAGTTGAATGCAAGAGGCTCAAAAGCGGTCCCGGTTTTTTGGGTGGCGACAGAAGATCATGATTTTGACGAAGTTTCTCACACCTACTTTACCGGAAATACAGGTGAACTGGTTAAGGCCGATTATCACCCAACAAGATATGTAAAAAGCACGCCAGTAGGAAATATCAAGATCGACAATTTGATAACCGAAACGATAGGCGAGGCTTTGAATGATCTTCCGCGATCAGAATTTTCCGGAGCCTTACGCACTTCAATTGAAAAGGAATGGTCAGAAGGGGAGCTTTTCGGCAAGGCGTTTTCTAAGAACATTGCAGATGTGTTGGGCAGGTTTGGACTGATCACAATTGACCCGATGCATCCCGGCGTTAAGGCGTTATCCTCACCTATTTATATAGATGCGATCGCGAAAGCGGACGAGATCGTTGCTAGTATTCGTAAAAAAAGCGCCGCGCTTGTTAGCGAAGGTTTTCATGCGCAGGTTTTGGTCGATGAAGACTATTTTCCGTTGTTCAGGATCGATGACGAAGGACGTAGGGTCGCTCTGCGAAAAACTTCTGATGGCGTTTACACCTCTAAAGAAGAAAAAAGGGAATTTAGTCTTTCAGAACTGGCCGCCATTGCTAAAGACGATCCGCAGCGTTTCAGTGCAGGCGTAATGCTTCGACCAGTGGTTCAGGATTATTTGCTGCCGACAGTTTGTTACTTTGGCGGTGCGGCCGAGATCGCGTATTTTGCTCAAAACAGCGACGCATACAATATACTCGACAGGCCCGTAACGCCGATCTTGCATCGGCGGAGTTTCACTGTCGTTGAAGCAAAACATAGACGAACTCTGGAGAAGTTTGGTTTAGCACTTTCTGATATGTTCGACGGGTTCGTGAAAACATTGGAAAACGTCGGCAAGAAGCAACTTTCATCAGATACCATTAAGATTTTTGAAGAGATCGAGCAAACATTGGATCTTGAACTGAATCGGTTAGATCAAAATCTATCGCAGATTGATCCGACGCTAAACGATAATCTTGAAAAGCGGCGGCGAAAGATCGCTTATCATATTGCGGCATTAAAAAAGAAAACGTATCTTGCAAGTATGCGTAAAGACGAGATCGTCGAACGGCAGATCAGGGCCGCGTTTGATTCGTTATTACCTAACGGTGAATTGCAGGAACGTGTCCTGAATGTACATTCGTATCTCAATAAATACGGACCATATTTTATAGATATGATCTACAAAGAGATCGACTTGAATTACAAAGAACACCGCGTTATCGACTTATAG
- the gcvH gene encoding glycine cleavage system protein GcvH yields MSNIPENLRYSKDHEWVEVDGDTVSVGITDYAQHALGDVVYIDMPRVGDKFTTHEAFGSVESVKAVSEIFMPVAGEVVAVNDGLNDAPENVNNEPYTSGWMVKVKMDNPLEADAMLSSIEYEEYLAASA; encoded by the coding sequence ATGTCCAATATTCCGGAAAATTTACGTTACAGCAAAGACCACGAATGGGTCGAAGTTGACGGTGACACCGTTTCGGTCGGCATCACCGATTATGCACAGCATGCGCTGGGCGATGTTGTTTACATCGATATGCCGCGAGTCGGAGATAAGTTCACGACGCACGAGGCATTCGGCTCGGTCGAATCGGTCAAAGCCGTGTCCGAGATCTTTATGCCGGTCGCCGGCGAGGTTGTCGCAGTAAACGACGGCCTCAATGACGCTCCCGAAAACGTGAACAACGAACCTTATACTTCCGGCTGGATGGTCAAGGTTAAAATGGACAACCCGCTCGAAGCCGACGCAATGTTGTCGTCAATTGAATACGAAGAGTACCTCGCCGCTAGTGCTTGA
- a CDS encoding Glu/Leu/Phe/Val dehydrogenase has protein sequence MANPMADEMRRFKGSDEKNPFEAMSERFDRAAKLLNLEEDLYAVMRVPSRELKVYIPVRMDTGHIQVFEGFRVQHNFARGPAKGGIRYAPDVSLDEVKALSAWMTWKCAVVNVPFGGGKGGIICDPHQMSQGEIERMTRRYTSELIDFIGPDKDVPAPDMNTGEQTMAWIMDTYSMHMRHTVNAVVTGKPVALGGSLGRREATGRGVLFTVNEAIKRFNLTPEQTTVVVQGSGNVGGIGAELMHEKGYKVIAISDVAGGIYNQNGLDIPKVMEYLATNKSLEGYPDADKVDNKALLEIECDVLAPCATENQITSENADRIKCKILAEGANGPTTPKADKILHDKGVFVIPDILANAGGVTVSYFEWVQDRIGYFWSEAEVNARLEDKMVASFNELCHYATKHDVDTRTAAYMLAIDRVAYDTRMRGIYA, from the coding sequence ATGGCAAATCCGATGGCTGATGAAATGCGGCGGTTTAAGGGCAGCGACGAAAAGAATCCTTTCGAAGCAATGAGCGAGCGGTTCGACCGTGCGGCAAAGTTGCTCAATTTGGAAGAGGACCTGTACGCCGTGATGCGTGTTCCGAGCCGTGAATTGAAGGTCTATATCCCGGTCAGAATGGACACCGGGCATATACAAGTGTTCGAGGGCTTTCGCGTTCAGCACAATTTTGCACGCGGACCTGCAAAAGGCGGCATTCGCTATGCGCCGGATGTGTCGCTTGATGAGGTCAAGGCACTGTCGGCGTGGATGACCTGGAAATGCGCTGTTGTCAACGTGCCTTTCGGAGGCGGAAAAGGCGGTATTATTTGTGACCCGCACCAAATGTCGCAGGGCGAGATCGAGCGAATGACACGGCGCTACACTTCGGAGCTTATTGATTTTATTGGGCCGGATAAGGACGTTCCCGCTCCTGATATGAATACCGGCGAGCAGACCATGGCTTGGATCATGGACACCTACTCGATGCACATGCGGCACACTGTTAATGCTGTTGTTACGGGTAAGCCGGTCGCATTGGGCGGTTCGCTAGGTCGGCGAGAGGCCACAGGGCGCGGAGTTTTGTTTACCGTAAACGAGGCGATCAAGCGATTCAACCTTACTCCGGAGCAAACGACCGTAGTTGTTCAGGGATCAGGAAATGTCGGCGGCATTGGTGCCGAGTTAATGCATGAGAAAGGTTATAAGGTCATTGCCATCTCGGATGTTGCCGGCGGCATCTATAACCAGAACGGGCTTGATATTCCAAAGGTCATGGAATATCTCGCAACTAACAAATCGCTTGAAGGCTATCCTGACGCGGATAAAGTAGATAATAAGGCACTTCTCGAGATCGAATGTGACGTTTTAGCCCCATGTGCAACGGAAAATCAGATAACGTCTGAAAATGCTGACCGCATCAAGTGCAAGATACTTGCCGAGGGTGCGAACGGCCCGACAACGCCCAAAGCTGATAAAATACTGCATGATAAAGGGGTTTTTGTGATTCCAGACATCCTTGCAAACGCCGGCGGCGTTACTGTTTCCTATTTTGAGTGGGTTCAGGACCGTATTGGATACTTCTGGTCGGAAGCCGAGGTCAACGCACGCCTCGAAGATAAGATGGTGGCTAGTTTTAACGAACTTTGCCATTATGCAACGAAACATGATGTAGATACACGTACGGCGGCATACATGCTCGCGATTGACCGTGTTGCGTATGACACGAGAATGCGTGGAATTTACGCTTAG
- the gcvPA gene encoding aminomethyl-transferring glycine dehydrogenase subunit GcvPA produces the protein MRYIPNSPEERAEMLAVVGLDSADELFRSIPKEVQLGRKLNVTDPLAESEVIAAMETMAAKNTAATKPSFLGAGVYSHFSPTIVDHLIQRSEFFTSYTPYQPEIAQGTLQYIFEFQTLVCQLTGMEVANASMYDGSTAMAEAYLMAQRVTRRNKIVVATSVHPEYREVAATYTQHGDAEIVEVAFDETSGRIADLSVLDDQTAALVVQSPNFFGCVEDLKALADAAHAVGALLVVVVTEAISFGLLKSPGSCGADIVVGEGQSWGIPMGFGGPHVGLFATQEKFVRQMPGRLCGVAYDKNGNRGFVLTLSTREQHIRREKATSNICTNQGLIALAATIYMETMGKKGLQEVAMQNAQKAAYAATQIAAIDGYSLPFSAPKFNEFVMRGPRPATEILEKMRTENGVIGGLALSKYYASHDNDFLVCVTETNTRDQIDNFVSALNEST, from the coding sequence ATGAGATATATACCAAATTCCCCCGAAGAAAGAGCAGAAATGCTTGCCGTTGTTGGCCTTGATTCAGCCGACGAGTTATTTCGCTCGATACCAAAAGAGGTCCAGCTCGGACGCAAGCTCAACGTAACCGATCCACTTGCGGAGAGCGAAGTCATCGCCGCAATGGAAACGATGGCCGCGAAAAACACTGCCGCGACAAAACCTTCGTTTCTCGGAGCGGGCGTGTATTCGCATTTCTCGCCCACCATCGTCGATCATCTGATACAGCGTTCGGAATTTTTTACGTCGTACACGCCTTATCAACCCGAGATCGCGCAGGGCACGTTGCAATACATATTCGAATTCCAAACGCTCGTCTGCCAACTGACGGGAATGGAAGTCGCGAACGCATCGATGTACGACGGCTCGACCGCAATGGCTGAGGCCTATCTGATGGCGCAGCGAGTGACACGGAGAAACAAGATCGTCGTTGCCACCAGCGTCCATCCCGAATATCGCGAAGTGGCTGCGACATACACCCAACACGGCGACGCAGAGATCGTCGAGGTCGCGTTTGACGAAACATCTGGCCGCATCGCCGACCTGTCGGTTCTCGATGACCAAACCGCAGCGCTCGTCGTTCAGTCACCAAATTTCTTTGGCTGTGTCGAAGACCTAAAAGCATTGGCCGACGCTGCGCACGCCGTCGGCGCGTTGCTTGTCGTCGTCGTGACCGAAGCGATCTCATTTGGTTTGTTAAAATCTCCCGGCTCATGCGGAGCAGACATCGTCGTAGGCGAAGGTCAATCTTGGGGAATTCCAATGGGCTTCGGCGGTCCGCACGTCGGGCTGTTTGCAACCCAGGAGAAATTTGTCCGCCAGATGCCTGGACGCCTTTGCGGAGTGGCTTACGACAAGAACGGAAATCGCGGTTTCGTACTAACTCTTTCGACCCGCGAACAGCACATCCGCCGCGAAAAAGCGACCTCAAACATCTGCACAAATCAGGGTTTGATCGCCCTCGCCGCAACCATCTACATGGAAACAATGGGCAAAAAAGGCCTGCAGGAAGTCGCGATGCAAAACGCTCAAAAAGCAGCCTATGCCGCAACACAGATCGCCGCAATAGACGGTTATTCGCTTCCGTTCTCGGCGCCAAAATTTAATGAGTTTGTCATGCGTGGCCCGCGACCCGCGACTGAAATATTGGAAAAAATGCGAACTGAAAACGGTGTAATTGGCGGTTTGGCATTGTCGAAATATTACGCCAGTCACGATAACGATTTTCTGGTCTGCGTTACGGAAACTAACACCCGTGACCAGATTGATAATTTCGTGTCGGCGCTTAATGAATCCACTTAG
- the gcvT gene encoding glycine cleavage system aminomethyltransferase GcvT — translation MSETSLKKTPLNAEHRELGGRMVDFGGWDMPVQYPAGVIEEHMRCRTRAGLFDVSHMGEIWVEGPDAIPFVNRLTTNDVTKLVDGQAHYSALTNVGGGVVDDLLVYRFGPEKLLLVVNAGTTDKDWDWIKSHHSEHDDLGMRNASAEYCQIAVQGPNAVGILQKLTETDLSAIGYYHFTEGSVHGVESIISRTGYTGEDGFEVYAAPQFAEQLWNKLLETGNYGSDGGILPCGLAARNTLRLESAMSLYGHELGDDITPLEANLGWITKLQKGEFIGSAALTRQKETGLTRKIAGFEMIEPGIARDGYDVYIGEEKVGQVTSGSPAPFLKKNIGLTFLPPQFANIGQEIKIDVRGKHLRARVVPTPFYKRQK, via the coding sequence ATGTCAGAAACTTCATTAAAGAAAACTCCGCTCAATGCGGAGCATCGGGAACTTGGCGGGCGGATGGTTGATTTTGGCGGGTGGGATATGCCTGTCCAGTATCCGGCGGGCGTTATCGAAGAGCATATGCGTTGCCGCACTCGCGCGGGGCTTTTCGACGTATCGCACATGGGCGAGATCTGGGTCGAAGGCCCAGACGCGATCCCCTTTGTAAATCGCCTTACGACCAACGACGTTACAAAGCTCGTTGACGGGCAGGCGCATTATTCCGCGTTGACAAATGTCGGCGGCGGCGTGGTTGACGATCTCCTTGTGTATCGCTTCGGTCCGGAAAAACTTTTACTGGTAGTAAACGCCGGAACGACTGACAAGGACTGGGATTGGATAAAGTCGCACCATTCCGAGCATGACGATCTGGGAATGCGAAACGCTTCGGCGGAATATTGCCAGATCGCTGTCCAAGGTCCGAACGCTGTCGGTATTCTCCAAAAACTTACCGAAACCGACCTTTCCGCGATCGGCTATTATCACTTTACCGAAGGCAGCGTTCACGGCGTCGAGTCAATCATTTCACGCACAGGCTACACAGGCGAGGACGGTTTTGAAGTTTACGCCGCACCGCAATTCGCCGAGCAGCTTTGGAACAAATTGTTAGAAACAGGCAATTACGGTTCGGATGGAGGAATACTTCCCTGCGGCCTCGCCGCGCGAAACACTTTGCGGCTCGAATCCGCAATGTCGCTTTACGGCCACGAACTCGGCGACGACATCACGCCGCTCGAAGCCAACCTCGGCTGGATCACGAAACTGCAAAAGGGCGAGTTCATCGGCTCAGCCGCTTTGACAAGACAAAAGGAAACCGGCCTGACTCGCAAAATAGCGGGTTTTGAAATGATCGAGCCGGGCATTGCCCGCGACGGCTATGATGTTTACATCGGCGAAGAAAAAGTCGGTCAGGTCACAAGCGGTTCGCCTGCTCCGTTCCTCAAAAAGAACATCGGCCTTACATTTTTGCCTCCTCAATTTGCAAATATTGGACAAGAAATTAAAATTGATGTTAGAGGTAAGCATTTAAGAGCACGGGTCGTGCCTACTCCCTTTTACAAACGGCAGAAATAG